One genomic segment of Tripterygium wilfordii isolate XIE 37 chromosome 9, ASM1340144v1, whole genome shotgun sequence includes these proteins:
- the LOC120006678 gene encoding eukaryotic translation initiation factor 3 subunit G-like, with protein sequence MALDVAPRMRWGELEEDDGEDLDFLLPPKQVIGPDENGIKRVIEYKFDDAGNKIKITTTSRVRKLAKAHLSKRAIERRNWPKFGDAVHEDVGSRLTMVSTEEILLERPRAPGSKQEETKVAGDSLAQLSKGGTVLMVCRTCGKKGDHWTSRCPYKDLAQPTEAFIDKPAASETSLTASAGTKGTSTYVPPSMRAGAERTVGSDMRRRNEENSVRVTNLSEDTREPDLHELFHTFGPVSRVYVAIDQKTGMSRGFGFVNFVNKEDAERAINKLNGYGYDNLILRVEWAAPRAS encoded by the exons ATGGCACTCGACGTGGCGCCGAGAATGCGGTGGGGAGAGTTGGAAGAGGACGACGGAGAGGATCTCGATTTTCTGTTGCCTCCTAAGCAGGTAATCGGCCCCGATGAGAATGGAATCAAGAGGGTTATTGAATACAAGTTTGACGACGCTGGAAATAAGATCAAAATAACCACAACCTCCCGAGTCCGCAAGCTCGCCAAGGCTCACCTGAGCAAGAGAGCGATAGAGCGCCGCAATTGGCCCAAGTTTGGTGACGCTGTCCATGAGGATGTTGGTAGCAGGCTTACCATGGTCTCCACTGAGGAGATCCTTCTTGAAAGGCCTAGAGCCCCTG GTAGCAAGCAAGAAGAAACCAAGGTAGCTGGTGACAGCTTGGCTCAACTCAGCAAGGGAGGGACAGTTCTAATGGTATGTAGGACTTGTGGTAAGAAAGGTGATCACTGGACATCTCGTTGCCCATACAAGGATCTTGCTCAACCGACAGAGGCTTTCATTGATAAACCGGCTGCATCAGAGACTTCTCTTACCGCTTCTGCTGGGACCAAGGGAACGTCAACATATGTTCCTCCAAGCATGAGAGCTGGTGCTGAGAGAACTGTGGGGTCAGATATGAGGAGGAGAAATGAAGAAAACTCTGTGAGGGTCACCAATTTATCAGAAGACACCCGTGAGCCCGATTTGCATGAACTATTCCACACATTTGGCCCAGTCAGTCGGGTATATGTAGCTATTGATCAGAAAACTGGTATGAGTAGGGGTTTTGGTTTTGTCAACTTCGTAAACAAGGAGGACGCTGAGAGGGCTATCAACAAGCTTAATGGATATGGTTACGACAATCTCATCCTCCGTGTTGAGTGGGCCGCCCCGAGAGCAAGTTAG